The DNA segment GTGCCTAAGGTAAGGTTATGTTTTGTAGGGGCTTGTCAGAGCTGTTTCATAGACAGTGTTGTCCGCATTCTTAATTAGAGAGGGtacattttctgtgttgtgttgTTCTGACTGAAGTTGAAGaatatcttctgtttctttccctaGAAACCTTCACATCTGGTATAAACAACAGTTTGGACCTTATTGTTCTTTGGATTCTTTGCTTACATAGAGAAATCCAAGAGTGCTGAGAAATGTGCTGATGTAAGAAGAAAGCAGTTTCTGTGATCTTCCTCCTATCTCTTACTTTGTTTCTAGGTATCATCCTGGACCTGATGCACTTGAAGAAGCCTGGAGGGTTCGATATCTCGTTGTTCTACAGGGACATCATAAATGTAGCGGAGGATGAGGACCTTGGGATCCAACCTGAGGAGTCAGGGAAACTGGAACATCTCATGAAGAAAGTACGAGCAAAGGAGACAAAGAAACGGACTTTAGTCAGGTTTGTGCCAAGTTACATTACATTCAGTGGAGGCATCTGATGTTTAGACTGCTTTTCACCTCCCTTTTCTGCAATGATTGATCTACAAAGGCATCAGTGCTTACATTCCTCAATCTTAATTTCTCAGACCAAGATTGATGTTTCTTCCCTAGCTCTCAAGGATATTTGTTGGTGGTGGATGAGAAGAGTGGAGACTGGAGCTAggcctccttttttcctttgtgccaTCTCCTGTATTGACGTTGGCCAGAAATCACTATTTTTCAATAAATGACATCATTGCCAAGTAAAACACTTAACAAAAAATCTACAACATGTAAAATTATTACTTTATAGTGAAAACTAATTGAAATGAGGCTTTTCTTACTGATAATAACTTAGAAAAAGTTAATCTTAATGTGACTGGTAGGTATTTTGGCCTATTATTAAATTGTTATACGTGGCCGGTCTGTGTAGACACTTGGTGTGGGTTCACCCACTGATGGTATTTCTGATCTACTGAAAGATTAGAGATACTTACAGAGAGATTAAAGGGATCTTGACAAAGCAGATAGAAACTATTTTTGGAGCCGTGTACTCTAtaacagttgggtttttttaatgagtgaTTTCAGAGTAGAACGATGTGGAAGCACAATAAGGGAATGAACTTCAGAGCCTGGTGGGTTTTGTATacgtctttaaaaaaaaaaatcccaacttgAGCTGCTGACACTGGCATTCTTGCTCCAGCtcacagctttgttttcctcttcgAGAATATTCCCGATACTTTCTAATAATTGAGGAGGAAGAATCCCATACCAGTGATACTTTTAACAGGAGAGGAAGTAACTTTCACAGTAATTCACTGTTCTGCTCTCAGAACTTGTAGATTACCTCCAATTTAAAACCtttacttctgatttttcacagaatagtttgggttggaagggaccttaaagatcatccagttccacccctctgccatgggcagggacacctcccactggatcaggctgcccaaggctccattcaacctggccttgaacacctccagggatggggcagctacaacttccctgggcaacgtgtgccagtgcctcatcacccttaTAGTGTAGAAATTCGTCCTATTTTTCTCTAACTTAtgattgattatttttcttcttaaatcaTGGTATTGTTTGTCTTGATGGGCTTCTTTGGGAGCATTTTGCCTTCTGCTGACATCATATTTTATTAAGTGCAAGTGGGGTGCCCCAATGTGAGCTTGTCCTGTGCTCTGCGTGAGCGTAGCCGCCCTTCAGAGTGAGAAAAGGTGGAAGAAGTATGGTAAATTCTTTGTGTTTACATCACTTTTATGACCAGAAGTAACAGCACTGCAAGAATGTTTTTGTACAAGTGAGATTATTACTCAAGTAATAGTATATTTCCAGAATATGTATCATTTTGGGGGAGGAGAATAGGAGGACATCAGAGAAGGTAAGTTATCTGAGGAAACtactttcttttgcaaaagtGATCTTTTGGAAATCTCAAGTCTGTATCTGCTTCTCTACACAGGTTAAATCTGTACCTAAGCAAAGATCTGTCACTTGCTGTTGGTGTTTACAACCTTCTTCAAAAAGCTTATAAACCCTATCCAGTGAAGCTTTATCGAGAAACTAATGAGCCggttaaaacaaaaacaaggaCATTTAATGGGAAAACAGgcagcctgctcctgcccagTGACACAAAAAGGGCTCAGGTAACAACGTATTGATTAAGTGCctgcttttttctgtctctgtgacGTGCGGGTGGATGCTGAttctcttgctgcttttgtttatatttcacTTTCAAGATCAGATGCAGAAATACTTGCATCTGTGTGCTTCTGGTGATAGCCTGGTCACTTTGTAAGCTATGCAGAGTGAGAGTGGGTGGTTTCGCTGGAGTGACTGTCAAGGAAAAGCCACTGATGGAAGTGTGCTCAGGAGCACAGGTCACTTCTTTCTGTAAGGCAGAACTGGCTTGTCAGAGCCTGACCTTATCTGGTCTTGTGCTGTCACTGCTGGTATTATCTTTTGATTTGTTCGGAACAGATTTTATCCATTTTATTAAACATACAAATGTGAATCACAGGGGTGGGTTGGAGCTCTTTTCCAAACCAGTTAAAAAAAGGCAtatatcttttttatttcattacttGCTTTGCCTCCCTGCTAGATAGTTTGGCTGATGAAGGTTTAATGTTGTGTTCTCTTTAGGCACAGCcttatttcaaagcagaatatGCAGTTGCTAGGTATATTACAAGCGCACTTGGTGTGTCTTTCCATGCTAAAGGCTCTTAAAGTTGTTGTCTTgagattaaatatttaaagtttatttatACTGGACATTAGTTTCTTGAAATAAAGTACAGGAGGTGAACAGGGAGTTGAGCATTACGCTTTGGTGCTTAACTTCAGCAGCTGGACTACAATATGGTTTTGTGACCTACGAGTGATGCTTCAAAGGCGTTGTTTCTTGGTCACTGTTTCTGCCAGGAGCAGCACTTGCTGAAGCAAGTGTAGGATCAGACAGGGCCTCCGAAAATACCTGATCCAACCTAGCCCAGAGAAAGGTTCACAAAACCAGATCAGGTCATTTAGGGTTTGTTTGCAACAGGTCTGAAGAACTCCAAGGATGATATGTGACAGCTTCTCTGCTCAAAGACTTAAGCATTGCCTTATAAAAGTGCCTGAGGCTGAAGTCCCAGTGGAATTTCCCTTGGGACAACCGTCACAGACTGTGACTTGCCATTTCAGTGTGCAGTAAAGAGTAGAGTTTGCTGTCTTGTCTATAACCCTCTTTTCAGCAGTGCCAAAGAGCAATTGCATCCTCCTTCcccctgatttcttttttatgctgACAACACCACTATCTTCTCTTCCCTGGTTTAGACATATGGGAACCGCCAGATTGtgctggagaaagaggaaacagaagaattaaaacGGTTTGATTCTCCAGGCTTGTTTCTAATTGGCTTCAAACCACTTTCAATGCTAAAACAGCACCACCATATCAAGCCCTCTCAGTTCCTCTACCCTGAGGAGTCTTTAGTAAGTGGTAAGTAAAGATGGCAAAAGAAGATTCACTGGCTTGCAGTGTCTGACTAAAGGAGAGCCGTTACCCTAGCTTCTCCAGCTTAGCAGTTTCCTGACCACCACATCTGGTAGAACACAAAGCAAACATGTGCCCGGAAAGAGGAATATTGCAATCTGAAGTCTTAGTGTGTTACTTCTGCAAAAGGCCGTATGATGTGCTACTACTGTGATTGTCCCACCAGACCAGAAGGAGGCTTTGTAGATACCCATTTTCAACCGTATTTAATTGCTCAAATGGTagtgctttcatttctttcaccaGAACTCTCACTGCTGAGGCCAGGAGAGACACTAACATTGTCATTTTCAAGGGCTCCCCTTTCTAAAAGTTGCTTTTTACTTCTGGAATGTTGCAAGCACCTCAAATAAGTCACAAGTATTGGAACTGTAATATCTAGTGTCACATTCTGGGTCAAAGGAGCAAAGCTGACAATTTGATGCAGTCTTTACTTTGCAGGGAGTACAACACTATTTAATGCCTTATTGATTAAATGCTTGGAGAAGGAGGTGATGGCACTGTGCAGATACACCGCCCGCCGGAACACTCCCCCTCGCTTTGTGGCCCTGGTTCcccaggaggaagaggtggaTGAGCAGAAAGTGCAGGTGGCCCCTCCAGGTATGAGAAGAGATGCTGCACGATTGGATGCAATCAGCACAACAGCCTGCTGTATTGTGTAAAAATATCCTTGGCACTGCTCGTGTTAAAACTGGAGAGACTGCTTTCCAACATCCCttttggaaaacagttttgtcATTGGAAGCATCTGATAtccagggctcggtgctgggtccagtcctgttcaatatctttatcaatgacctggatgaaggggccagcaggaaagctggggagaggctctttatctGGGAATgctgggatgggacaaggggtaataattttaagctgaaagaggggagatttagataagctattatgaagaaattttttattgtaaagGTGGAGGGGtacaggcacaggttgcccagggaagctgtgggtgccccatccctggaggtgttcaaggccaggttggatggggccttgggcagcctaatccagggggaagtgtccctgtccatggcacgGCActggaaccggatgatctttaaggtctcttccaacccaaaccattttttgATTTGATGATAACTGTTCCCtgctctctttcttctgtgtagGTTTCCACATCATTTTTCTACCATATGCAGATGACAAACGGAATAttgattttacagaaaaagtgCCAGCCAGTCAAGAGCAGGTggacaaaatgaaagaaataattcaaaaacTCCGATTCAAATACAGGTACATGGAGATAAACTGCATACAGGGTGGGTGTGTGTATGGATggggaagaaaacacaacactGTTGCTTACCTTGTTGCATATGTTGTTCAGCTGTGGTGTCCACAAGATGAGATTTTTATGCCAATTGCTTCCCTTTGCAGGAgcaaattttattcttaattattCTAAATACCCAGGCACCGCATGCAGAATGTAGCACGTTCTGGAGTTCTTCACAGAATTGCTCTTGTTCTCTGGGCTGTTGTCATTTGTTGCAGAGGTATCACATTTTATTGTGATTCTGGCAATCTGTTGCAGATCAGATCTGGATTGTTTAAATTAAAGTGCCTTAGAGAGAACAGTTAGGCTTTTGTCTTTATAGAAAGGATAATCTTTATGAAGTGCTTTTataggagattttttttttactgggtAGGTGGAAAGTAGCATAACGTAATAAGTTGAATGCCACCATCTCCATTTGTCTCACACAGCTGAGTCTCACACAGCTTCCTTATGTGTTTGATGCATGACGAGATAATGATCCAGCAGGTAAattgaaaagaggaaaagcagttcTTTTGTTGAGATGGATTATTACATGGCAAAGAAGGAAGTTTTACTTTGAAGTgtgtcttgtttgttttcttggcagCATGTATTGACACTTTTGGGAATTCTTGACAGGCCTGATAGCTTTGAGAACCCAGTTTTGCAGCAGCACTTCAGGAATTTGGAGGCTTTGGCGCTGGATATGATGGAACCAGAACAAGCTGAAGATCTTACAAGTGAGAATTATTGGTGGGTGCGAAGGGAGGCGAGGTTGAGGGCTCTTGACTTTGCTCCAAGTCAGAGATGTGC comes from the Cuculus canorus isolate bCucCan1 chromosome 1, bCucCan1.pri, whole genome shotgun sequence genome and includes:
- the XRCC6 gene encoding X-ray repair cross-complementing protein 6, yielding MSEWGSFYRGEGTEEAEEDGENEQQEGEAVATSKFSGRDSLIFLVDASKAMFESEGDGETPFEMTLQCIRNVYTSKIISSDRDLLSVVFYGTEKNKNVADFKHIYVLQELENPGAKRVLELDQYRGDEGRVLFRETFGHNADYSLGEALWACSNLFSDVRVRLSHKRIMLFTNEDNPHANDSAKAKLARTRACDLRDTGIILDLMHLKKPGGFDISLFYRDIINVAEDEDLGIQPEESGKLEHLMKKVRAKETKKRTLVRLNLYLSKDLSLAVGVYNLLQKAYKPYPVKLYRETNEPVKTKTRTFNGKTGSLLLPSDTKRAQTYGNRQIVLEKEETEELKRFDSPGLFLIGFKPLSMLKQHHHIKPSQFLYPEESLVSGSTTLFNALLIKCLEKEVMALCRYTARRNTPPRFVALVPQEEEVDEQKVQVAPPGFHIIFLPYADDKRNIDFTEKVPASQEQVDKMKEIIQKLRFKYRPDSFENPVLQQHFRNLEALALDMMEPEQAEDLTMPKVEEMNRRLGNLVEEFKELVYPPDYNPEGKAVKRKQASDGQTEKKPKVEISKDELRSHVQKDTLGRLTVPVLKEACRICGLKGEGRKQELMNALTKYFNEH